A region of the Candidatus Latescibacter sp. genome:
GGCGGGAATAGTGGTGCTTATCACGTTCCTGATTGGGTTCACCATAGTTCCTGCCATTGTCGGCTGCCTCGAGGAAGATGTTCTGGAAACAGTGATCCAGACCTTTATCACCATCTGGTCAAAACCTGTTCTCTTTTTCTGGTATCAGATCATCATAAGGGTGGTTACCGTTTTTGTCACCGCTCTCCTCAAGATGGTATCGATAGCTGCTTTCCTCTTTGTCCTGATCCTTACTGCACCTTTCATGGGAAATACTCTCAATGAGCTTTTCACCATTTCTCTCTCCCGCATCCCTTTCCTGATGGAAAGCCATGTTGTCTTGAACGGGCTCTATATTCTGAACTTCCTGTTCGGTACTCCCTCTATCGTGGATACTTCCGGGGTTTCCGGTGTTGTTCACCTGTCGGGCTGGATTCTGGGTATCGGGTATCTTCTCGTTGCCGCGTGGATTGTATCCTTTGCATTCAGCACATTTTTCAGCGCCCAGGTGCTCATGTACCTCACCCTCTATAAACGAAAAGAAGGGAAAGATATACGAGCGGTGAAGAGCCAGTAGGATATATATTTATCCGGGTATGCCATTAGATAAGGTTCGTGATCGTATATATAGATGCCGAAACAAGTTCGGCATGACACGTGTCATCCTGAACTTGTTTCAGGATCTAATTGTGCAATCAAGGCGTAATATTTTTAAAAAAATACTTACCAAATGACGTAACAGGATATATTTATTATTACTTTTCTGGAAAAGAACGGTAAATTTGACGCGATAATGAAAGGAGCCACGTGTGGCATGGAGAGTATCATGATCAACATTTTCAGGGAAATCCCCCTTTTTTCCTCGCTCAAAGATGAGGAACTGGAAGCAATAGCCCGGGTTTCGGTGTTGAAGAATTGCCCGAAAGATACATTGATCCTGATTGAAGATGAAGAAGGGGACGCTCTCTTTATCATCAGGGAGGGAAAAGTCAAGGTCACGTCATTTTCCGAAACCGGCAAAGAAGTCATCTTTTCCATTCTCGGCGTTGGTGATTTTTTTGGCGATATGTCTCTCCTTGACGGGAAACCGCGTTCCGCTTCGGTCATTTCCATTGAGGAATCGTCGGTATATATTCTCCGAAGGGCCGATTTCCACAGCATCATTGAAAAACACCCGAACATTGCCCTGAAACTGCTCAAGGAGCTTACCTCACGCCTCAGAAAAGCTGACGAGCGCATTGAAAGTCTTGCTTTTCTCGATGTCAGAGGACGAGTGGCGGGAATACTCCTCCAGCTTGCCGAAGAGAGCGGGGAAAAAACTCCGGAAGGTATAGTGATCCGCTCGCGGCCGACTCACCAGGACCTGGCCAACATGGTCGGAACCACC
Encoded here:
- a CDS encoding Crp/Fnr family transcriptional regulator, with product MINIFREIPLFSSLKDEELEAIARVSVLKNCPKDTLILIEDEEGDALFIIREGKVKVTSFSETGKEVIFSILGVGDFFGDMSLLDGKPRSASVISIEESSVYILRRADFHSIIEKHPNIALKLLKELTSRLRKADERIESLAFLDVRGRVAGILLQLAEESGEKTPEGIVIRSRPTHQDLANMVGTTRETVTRILKQIENGNYITLSGKDVTILDTERLKRELYF